Proteins encoded in a region of the Gammaproteobacteria bacterium genome:
- a CDS encoding 3-oxoacid CoA-transferase: MTARVLSIHAAASLIKSGQTVIVGGFGVTGYPTRLLTALAETGVDNLTYISNNVGEPGIGGGLLLRKGKIRKAIGSFFTSNQEAVQAHLDGNLDVELMPQGDLAEALRAGGAGIGGYFTPTGAGTALAEGRETRIIDGTPMVFVKPLRGDVAVIRAWKADRAGNLQYRLTENNFNQAAATAADLVIAEVEQLVEVGDLDPNFVHTPGCLVDVLVESKLEPSMLGSSADVAGSRKKVDADREAIARAALAELHPGEVVNLGVGIPTLVADYITPEHRITLHSENGMLGVGPEPASGGAMDYPINASKVPVTAMPGASYFDSATSFALIRGGHIDTAIIGGLQVDEKGNLANWAIPGKPLLGVGGAMDLAIGARRLIIAMTHNDRSGQSKLVPACTLPLTAAGVVDVIITDLAVFKFRDGCLTLTRLLQGHSVDEVQRRTQASFAIDLAD; encoded by the coding sequence ATGACCGCCAGGGTTTTATCGATCCATGCAGCAGCCTCGTTAATCAAGAGCGGCCAGACCGTCATCGTCGGCGGTTTCGGCGTAACCGGTTACCCAACCCGACTGCTCACCGCCCTGGCGGAAACCGGGGTAGACAATCTCACTTACATTAGTAACAACGTCGGGGAGCCCGGTATCGGGGGTGGCCTGCTGTTGCGAAAGGGTAAAATACGCAAAGCCATAGGCTCGTTTTTCACCAGCAACCAGGAAGCAGTGCAGGCTCACCTCGACGGCAACCTGGACGTAGAGCTCATGCCCCAGGGTGATCTGGCCGAAGCCTTGCGCGCCGGCGGCGCCGGTATCGGCGGCTACTTCACGCCCACCGGCGCCGGCACCGCCCTGGCCGAAGGCCGGGAAACCCGGATCATCGACGGCACGCCCATGGTGTTCGTCAAGCCCCTGCGCGGGGACGTGGCGGTGATACGCGCCTGGAAGGCCGACCGGGCGGGGAATCTGCAGTATCGACTGACTGAAAACAACTTCAATCAGGCGGCGGCCACCGCTGCCGATCTGGTCATCGCCGAAGTGGAACAACTGGTGGAAGTGGGAGACCTGGATCCAAATTTTGTGCACACGCCGGGCTGCCTGGTGGACGTACTGGTTGAATCTAAGCTCGAGCCCTCTATGCTGGGATCGTCGGCGGATGTCGCCGGCAGCCGCAAGAAGGTGGATGCGGACCGCGAGGCGATTGCCCGGGCGGCGCTGGCGGAATTACACCCGGGCGAAGTGGTCAATCTCGGTGTCGGCATCCCCACCCTGGTGGCTGACTACATTACACCGGAGCACCGGATCACGCTGCACTCTGAAAACGGCATGCTGGGGGTGGGCCCGGAACCGGCGTCCGGCGGCGCCATGGACTACCCGATCAATGCCAGCAAGGTACCCGTTACCGCCATGCCAGGAGCCAGTTATTTCGACAGCGCCACCTCTTTCGCGCTGATCCGGGGCGGCCACATCGATACAGCCATCATCGGCGGTCTGCAGGTGGACGAAAAGGGCAATCTGGCTAACTGGGCCATTCCTGGCAAGCCGCTGCTGGGTGTCGGCGGCGCCATGGATCTGGCAATCGGCGCCAGGCGCCTGATAATCGCCATGACCCATAACGACAGGTCGGGCCAGTCAAAGCTGGTACCTGCCTGCACCCTGCCACTCACCGCCGCCGGAGTCGTGGACGTCATAATCACGGACCTGGCAGTCTTCAAATTCCGCGATGGCTGCCTGACCCTGACCAGACTGCTGCAGGGGCACAGCGTCGACGAAGTACAGCGGCGCACGCAGGCCAGTTTCGCTATCGACCTGGCAGACT
- a CDS encoding ABC transporter ATP-binding protein, translating to MQQQKLLVEIRGVNFGYEDSLVLSGIDMSVTRGQVVAILGPSGCGKTTLLRLMGGQLKPAKGGVIVDGLSVPELDSDALFRLRRKMGMLFQFGALFTDLSVFENVAFQIREHTDLPEAMITNLVLMKLNAVGLRGAWDLMPAELSGGMARRVALARAIALDPMLVMYDEPFAGLDPISLGVVSKLIRILNDALGTTSIIVTHDVATSLNIVDYVYLISDGCVVAHGTVDDIRASEDPFVQQFIQGEADGPVAFHYPAEDFADTIFPRHSD from the coding sequence ATGCAGCAACAGAAGCTTCTCGTTGAAATAAGGGGAGTAAATTTCGGCTACGAGGACAGCCTCGTGCTGAGCGGCATCGACATGTCTGTCACGCGGGGCCAGGTGGTGGCAATCCTTGGTCCCAGTGGCTGTGGTAAAACCACCTTGCTGCGCCTCATGGGCGGGCAGCTTAAACCCGCCAAGGGTGGAGTGATCGTCGATGGGCTCTCTGTTCCGGAACTTGACAGTGACGCGCTGTTCCGGCTGCGCCGCAAGATGGGTATGCTGTTCCAGTTCGGCGCTTTATTCACCGATCTCTCGGTGTTCGAGAATGTGGCCTTCCAGATCCGGGAACATACCGATTTACCGGAAGCAATGATTACCAACCTGGTTTTGATGAAGCTGAACGCGGTAGGGCTGCGTGGCGCCTGGGATCTCATGCCCGCCGAGCTATCCGGAGGCATGGCGCGGCGGGTAGCACTGGCGCGCGCGATCGCGCTGGACCCTATGTTGGTCATGTATGACGAACCCTTTGCCGGTCTCGATCCGATTTCCCTGGGCGTGGTGAGTAAGCTGATTCGCATCCTGAACGATGCGCTGGGCACAACGTCGATCATCGTGACCCACGATGTGGCTACTTCCCTGAATATTGTGGATTACGTGTACCTGATCAGTGATGGGTGCGTGGTAGCCCATGGTACCGTGGACGATATCCGGGCGTCAGAGGATCCGTTCGTGCAGCAGTTTATTCAGGGCGAAGCAGACGGGCCGGTAGCCTTTCACTACCCGGCAGAAGATTTCGCGGACACTATTTTTCCCCGGCACTCAGACTGA
- the mlaE gene encoding lipid asymmetry maintenance ABC transporter permease subunit MlaE, with the protein MNTQANKSSPASRFLLQPLARLGNWANGTLSRVGMAGRFLMETFYYSAICLRRPSLVAKQIYFVGVLSLAIIVVSGLFVGMVLGLQMYDTLDRFGSGEVVGMVVALSLVRELGPVLAAILFASRAGSAVTAEIGLMRATEQISAMEMMAIQPVARVVTPRFWAGIISLPLLTAIFNVTGITGGYLVAVNLLGVDGGVFWSEMQDSVDFWSDVLNGFIKSVFFAVAVSLVAVFEGYHAAPTAEGVSRATTRTVVVSALLVLGLDFVLTAFMFRGI; encoded by the coding sequence ATGAATACACAGGCCAACAAGTCGAGTCCGGCTTCTCGTTTTTTGCTTCAGCCCCTGGCCAGGCTTGGCAATTGGGCGAATGGCACTCTGTCCCGGGTAGGCATGGCAGGTCGTTTTCTAATGGAAACGTTTTATTACTCCGCGATCTGTTTGCGACGCCCCAGCCTGGTAGCAAAGCAAATCTATTTCGTTGGGGTATTGTCGCTGGCAATCATTGTCGTTTCGGGCTTGTTTGTCGGCATGGTGCTGGGGCTGCAGATGTATGACACCCTCGACCGCTTCGGCTCCGGAGAAGTGGTCGGCATGGTGGTGGCTCTTTCATTGGTGAGAGAGCTGGGTCCGGTATTGGCGGCAATTCTGTTTGCCAGCCGGGCCGGGTCGGCGGTAACGGCCGAAATCGGTCTGATGCGGGCCACCGAGCAGATCAGTGCCATGGAGATGATGGCGATTCAGCCTGTTGCCCGGGTTGTTACGCCCCGTTTCTGGGCCGGGATTATTTCCCTGCCCCTGCTGACTGCGATATTCAATGTAACCGGTATTACTGGCGGATACCTGGTGGCGGTAAACCTGCTGGGGGTAGATGGCGGCGTTTTCTGGTCCGAGATGCAGGATTCAGTTGATTTTTGGAGCGACGTTCTGAATGGCTTTATAAAGAGCGTCTTTTTCGCCGTGGCCGTTTCCCTGGTGGCAGTGTTTGAGGGCTATCATGCGGCCCCGACTGCAGAAGGTGTGTCACGCGCCACCACCCGGACCGTGGTCGTTTCTGCTCTGCTGGTACTGGGGCTGGATTTTGTCTTAACGGCTTTCATGTTTCGAGGTATTTGA
- the mlaD gene encoding outer membrane lipid asymmetry maintenance protein MlaD, whose translation MRYSMMDLWVGFFIVLGAAAILFLSLRVANQATLRANDTYMVTAEFDNIGGLKARAPVRSAGVTVGRVAEIYLDPATFKAVVELAIDKQFSFSTDTSASIFTSGLLGEQYVSLQAGIDTETLTEGDAVWLTSSAMVLENLISNLMFNTMSEAAQ comes from the coding sequence ATGAGATATTCAATGATGGATTTATGGGTGGGGTTCTTTATCGTATTGGGTGCCGCCGCTATCCTGTTTTTGTCTTTACGCGTTGCGAATCAGGCCACTTTGCGGGCCAATGATACCTACATGGTGACTGCGGAATTTGACAATATCGGAGGTCTGAAGGCGCGCGCGCCGGTACGAAGCGCGGGTGTGACCGTTGGCCGGGTTGCAGAAATCTATCTGGATCCGGCTACTTTCAAAGCCGTCGTAGAGCTCGCCATCGATAAACAGTTTTCTTTCAGCACCGACACGTCGGCCAGCATTTTTACTTCCGGTCTGCTGGGTGAACAATACGTCAGTCTGCAGGCGGGTATCGACACCGAAACCCTCACCGAAGGCGACGCGGTCTGGCTTACTTCTTCGGCGATGGTGTTGGAAAACCTCATCAGTAACCTGATGTTCAATACCATGAGCGAGGCGGCACAATGA
- a CDS encoding ABC transporter substrate-binding protein: MNLINNAKSCRYTVALLFVFAALCGVGSSGVRAQPLTNDPVEMVEITVRDALAEVLGNEEYYRNKGDRLQAMVEERIAPYFNFERMTQLAVGQNWRDASPEQQTILIDEFRTLLIRTYANVSYDFRSDLPNIRITPRDIREQRALVRVEVAGSRGRRGAVIDIRMEQRQQRWQVIDVLVDGVSLIVNYRVSFAHEIELGGIDRLVQALRSNNISQ, from the coding sequence ATGAACCTGATAAATAACGCGAAAAGCTGCCGCTATACTGTCGCCCTGTTGTTTGTGTTTGCGGCGCTGTGCGGCGTAGGATCGTCCGGCGTTCGAGCCCAGCCTCTAACCAACGACCCCGTGGAGATGGTGGAGATTACGGTGCGGGACGCGCTGGCTGAGGTGCTGGGCAATGAAGAGTACTACCGTAACAAAGGCGATCGCCTGCAAGCCATGGTCGAGGAAAGGATTGCTCCGTATTTTAATTTTGAGCGAATGACTCAACTGGCAGTAGGGCAAAACTGGCGGGACGCCAGTCCGGAACAGCAGACCATCCTGATAGATGAGTTTCGGACTCTGCTGATCCGCACGTATGCAAACGTGTCCTATGATTTCCGCTCGGATCTACCCAATATCAGGATTACACCTCGTGATATTCGCGAACAACGGGCGCTCGTTCGAGTCGAGGTGGCCGGGAGCAGAGGGCGTCGTGGTGCGGTGATTGATATCCGCATGGAACAACGGCAGCAGCGCTGGCAGGTTATTGACGTGTTGGTTGACGGTGTAAGTCTGATAGTGAATTACCGCGTCAGTTTTGCCCATGAAATCGAGCTGGGTGGCATTGACAGACTGGTACAGGCGCTTAGGTCCAACAACATTTCACAGTAG
- a CDS encoding STAS domain-containing protein, protein MDKSGEPKLQVTVSDDGEVLSLSGQLTFDNAHDGYRDFSRLSTGEVVRIDCSGLAHADSTALALLLTGAGLAREKERVLQIEGLNPRLQSLARVYGVEPLLGLKPADSRQD, encoded by the coding sequence ATGGATAAATCTGGAGAGCCCAAACTACAGGTCACCGTCAGCGATGATGGCGAGGTGCTGTCCCTGTCCGGGCAACTGACTTTCGACAACGCCCACGATGGCTACCGGGATTTTTCCCGGTTATCTACGGGCGAGGTTGTCAGGATCGACTGCAGCGGCCTGGCCCACGCCGATTCGACTGCGTTGGCCCTGTTGCTTACTGGTGCCGGGTTGGCGCGGGAGAAGGAACGCGTGCTGCAAATTGAAGGGCTCAATCCCAGATTGCAAAGTCTGGCGCGGGTTTATGGGGTTGAACCCCTGCTTGGGTTGAAGCCTGCTGATTCCAGACAGGATTGA
- a CDS encoding MBL fold metallo-hydrolase, with the protein MKVRLWGVRGSIPSPGRGTVEFGGNTTCIEVRTDAGHLIILDAGTGIFPLAQSLLSNLPIRASLFITHTHWDHIQGLPFFTPLFIPGNQLSVYGPQDIITGQGIEQAMDTQMQYSYFPVREAELKAALEYRTVQVGLPITVGDARVTGTILNHPVVNFGYRIDCNGKSVFFTGDHEPYSNIYDTEDESYQEYQRIVDERQSQVDQAMQNVDILIADSSYTLDEYSGKKGWGHGSFDHSIEMADRVGAGKLICTHHEPTRTDNKLRQVFAEALARHPRSGNCAEVMLAYEGLEIEF; encoded by the coding sequence ATGAAAGTGCGGCTTTGGGGCGTGCGCGGTTCGATCCCTTCACCGGGCAGGGGCACGGTAGAGTTCGGTGGCAATACAACCTGCATCGAAGTGCGAACCGATGCTGGCCACCTGATCATACTGGACGCCGGTACCGGCATTTTCCCTCTTGCCCAGTCTCTGCTGTCAAACCTGCCAATCCGTGCCAGCCTCTTTATCACCCATACTCACTGGGATCATATCCAGGGCCTGCCGTTCTTTACGCCACTATTCATACCCGGCAATCAGCTGTCCGTTTATGGACCCCAGGATATTATCACTGGCCAGGGTATCGAGCAGGCCATGGATACGCAAATGCAATACAGCTATTTTCCGGTCCGGGAAGCGGAGCTGAAGGCGGCACTGGAGTATCGCACCGTTCAGGTGGGCCTGCCGATCACTGTGGGTGATGCTCGCGTGACCGGTACAATACTTAACCATCCGGTCGTTAATTTTGGATACCGGATAGACTGCAACGGTAAATCTGTTTTCTTCACCGGCGACCACGAACCTTATAGCAACATCTACGACACCGAGGATGAAAGCTACCAGGAATACCAGCGCATAGTGGATGAACGGCAAAGCCAGGTTGACCAGGCGATGCAGAATGTCGATATCCTGATTGCCGACAGCTCCTACACATTGGACGAGTACTCCGGCAAGAAGGGCTGGGGGCATGGCAGTTTCGATCACAGCATCGAGATGGCGGATCGGGTTGGCGCCGGAAAACTGATTTGCACCCATCACGAACCCACTCGAACTGACAACAAACTGAGGCAAGTGTTTGCGGAAGCACTCGCTCGCCACCCGAGAAGCGGCAACTGCGCGGAGGTTATGCTGGCTTACGAGGGCTTGGAAATAGAGTTCTAG
- a CDS encoding HDOD domain-containing protein has protein sequence MQPANANDSEIETRLLRAVEGMPAFPASVQKVLALSNDINCPPRNLVDVIEKDPVMTMKILKVINSAYYSLPNRITSVSQSVVYLGINTIKNLALAIAAIGALPSRSPKDFDIHEYLVHSLCTASLARQLSTLSDGSLDAGDAYIAGLLHDFGKVVLAQFMADEYQQIMALSETQDIPLDQAERQVLGIDHAVVGAMLTRRWQFPYELSQCIANHHDPAAEPDPLLDCLRVANQLTRRAKIGNSQNPFREGEQLASTRFGASFEEVLQSVGDIQRLVDEAMVFTSMGSA, from the coding sequence ATGCAGCCCGCCAACGCCAATGACAGTGAAATAGAAACCAGGCTCCTCCGCGCTGTCGAAGGCATGCCCGCTTTTCCAGCCAGTGTTCAAAAAGTCCTGGCGCTGAGTAACGACATCAATTGTCCACCCCGGAACCTGGTAGACGTAATCGAAAAGGATCCGGTGATGACCATGAAAATACTCAAGGTTATCAACTCGGCTTACTACAGCCTGCCGAACAGGATTACCTCGGTGAGTCAGTCGGTGGTGTATCTGGGCATCAATACCATCAAGAATCTGGCGCTCGCTATTGCCGCGATAGGCGCACTCCCGTCACGAAGCCCGAAAGATTTTGATATCCACGAGTACCTGGTGCACTCATTGTGTACGGCCAGCCTGGCGCGACAGCTCAGCACGCTGAGCGATGGCAGTCTGGATGCTGGCGATGCCTATATCGCCGGCCTGTTGCACGATTTTGGCAAGGTAGTGCTGGCGCAGTTCATGGCTGATGAATATCAGCAAATCATGGCACTTTCCGAAACACAGGACATACCGCTGGACCAGGCAGAGCGTCAGGTTCTCGGCATTGACCATGCCGTGGTTGGCGCGATGTTGACGCGACGCTGGCAGTTCCCTTACGAATTGTCGCAATGCATCGCCAACCACCACGATCCGGCTGCTGAACCCGATCCATTGCTTGATTGCCTGCGGGTAGCCAACCAGCTGACTCGACGGGCAAAAATCGGTAATTCGCAAAATCCCTTTCGCGAAGGTGAGCAACTGGCATCAACCCGATTCGGAGCCAGCTTCGAAGAGGTGCTTCAGTCTGTAGGAGATATCCAGCGCCTGGTCGACGAGGCCATGGTATTCACCAGCATGGGCTCCGCCTGA
- a CDS encoding PEP-CTERM sorting domain-containing protein produces the protein MKLLQVLLTSFVLVLVPAITVAQTSVLFIGNSFTYGFGSAARFYRADSVTDLNNEGIGGVPALFKSFADQAGLDYDVYLETRSGSGLDFHLQNKLGVIGRRPWDQVVMHGYSTLDREKPGDPGTLVETTGQMSDFLRNLNPAVEIFLTATWSRADLVYRGDTPWTGKPIEQMALDVRAGYDQAAAAAGRISVNGVGEAWNRAMALGLADPNPYDGIEPGKVDLWTYDRYHASTYGYYLEALVVFGNLTGRDPRSLGENECSAYELGISRQEARTLQQAAFDQLASEGLVTAAPLVLPRPVNPERCAAAR, from the coding sequence ATGAAATTGCTACAGGTACTGCTCACCAGTTTTGTTCTCGTGCTAGTCCCGGCTATTACCGTGGCCCAGACCAGCGTGTTGTTCATCGGTAACAGTTTCACCTACGGTTTCGGTTCGGCCGCGCGGTTTTACCGAGCCGACTCGGTGACAGACCTTAATAACGAGGGCATAGGGGGCGTTCCGGCCCTGTTCAAGTCCTTTGCGGATCAGGCGGGTCTCGACTACGACGTCTACCTTGAAACACGCAGCGGCAGCGGGCTGGATTTCCATCTGCAGAACAAGCTCGGAGTCATCGGCCGTCGCCCCTGGGACCAGGTGGTGATGCATGGCTACAGCACGCTGGACCGGGAAAAACCGGGCGACCCCGGGACTCTTGTTGAAACCACGGGCCAGATGAGTGACTTTTTGCGGAACCTGAACCCTGCCGTGGAGATATTTCTGACTGCCACCTGGTCCCGCGCGGATCTGGTCTACCGGGGTGATACCCCGTGGACAGGTAAACCCATAGAGCAGATGGCGCTCGATGTGCGGGCCGGTTACGACCAGGCTGCTGCGGCAGCCGGCAGGATTTCTGTCAATGGTGTGGGTGAAGCCTGGAACCGGGCCATGGCGCTGGGGCTGGCTGACCCGAATCCCTACGACGGCATCGAGCCGGGCAAAGTGGATCTGTGGACTTACGATCGCTACCACGCCAGTACCTACGGTTATTACCTGGAAGCCCTGGTTGTGTTTGGCAATCTCACGGGGCGCGACCCGCGCTCGCTGGGAGAGAACGAGTGTTCGGCCTACGAGCTGGGTATATCGCGTCAGGAGGCCAGAACCCTGCAGCAGGCAGCCTTTGACCAGCTTGCCAGTGAAGGGCTGGTTACCGCGGCGCCCCTGGTTCTGCCAAGGCCGGTTAATCCGGAGCGCTGCGCGGCGGCCCGATAG
- a CDS encoding AEC family transporter, translating into MTLFEILLPIIAIALVGHVSARLAIFDAHGINSLSRFSFSLLIPSLLFINTAEAEIDLGASLDLLLGYYGAVLVTYLTALLLAKSLFGYNAREQSVFAMGATYPNSTVIGIPLVLQALGEEALTPLFLIISIQNLVLFAVGTFFAERQNLSLSNAIDSLALLIRQLFRNPITLGLIAGLLVNQLSIPLPDTVRTTFRLFSSAAVPTALFVLGASLTQYRVRDQWRPALVMSIMKLLIMPLLCGLLLFLWFAIPPLWAAAGLLASAMPVGINAYAFGTRYQCGLAPVAAGTLLSALLSLITISLILLFLTTQGF; encoded by the coding sequence ATGACTCTGTTCGAAATATTATTGCCAATCATAGCCATTGCACTGGTTGGCCACGTTTCGGCGCGCCTGGCGATATTCGATGCCCACGGAATCAATTCGCTGTCCCGTTTCTCGTTCAGCCTGCTGATTCCCTCGCTGTTATTCATCAATACAGCCGAAGCGGAAATCGACCTTGGCGCCAGCCTGGATCTCCTGCTGGGATATTACGGCGCCGTTCTGGTGACCTATCTTACCGCCCTGTTGCTGGCAAAGAGCCTGTTCGGCTATAACGCCAGGGAGCAGAGCGTCTTCGCCATGGGTGCCACCTATCCCAACTCTACGGTCATCGGTATACCCCTGGTACTGCAGGCGCTGGGCGAGGAAGCACTGACACCGCTGTTCCTGATTATTTCTATTCAGAACCTGGTTCTGTTTGCAGTGGGCACATTTTTCGCGGAGCGGCAGAACCTCTCGTTGAGCAACGCCATAGATTCCCTGGCACTGCTGATACGCCAGCTTTTCCGCAACCCCATTACCCTGGGCTTGATCGCCGGCCTGCTGGTTAACCAGCTTTCGATTCCCCTGCCGGATACGGTACGTACCACGTTTCGCTTATTTTCGTCTGCGGCGGTGCCCACGGCGCTGTTTGTGCTGGGCGCCTCCCTGACTCAGTACCGGGTCAGGGACCAGTGGCGGCCTGCCCTGGTCATGTCAATAATGAAACTGTTGATCATGCCACTGCTGTGCGGCCTGCTGCTGTTTCTGTGGTTCGCTATTCCGCCACTGTGGGCAGCGGCGGGACTGCTGGCTTCGGCGATGCCGGTGGGAATCAACGCCTACGCTTTCGGCACCCGTTATCAATGCGGTCTGGCACCAGTGGCTGCGGGGACATTGCTGTCAGCCTTACTGAGCCTGATAACAATCAGCCTGATTTTACTGTTTTTGACTACTCAGGGTTTTTGA
- a CDS encoding helix-turn-helix domain-containing protein — translation MPSTHAGLARRPGNPHVKDDALLEAVLLYTVQLTAIFSAILLAVGYLKANPHQPSGRVFAVGLSFVVLYIFEGMGGAHVDPLFRVDISPWPWRLLVHPAVQAVPGLFMIYSFLVFQEGRHFPRPLLALFALQVFFEAFILLPEGGFELQFPAQFRTGLDISQLAFVGLALFWTLKGWSDDLVQDRRLLRWVAISVQGLMLCFVLVVENVLVANTVIDLTQARLLTTTAIALMLTGIVIVLVRLDQLALGRMLQGVPLSADQNENSEPPELNLDTFDDLFRKPRLFRETGLTISGLASQLNLPEYRLRQFINLTMGYRNFNAMLHKYRIEDACELLADPKLRNVPIQKVALTVGYQSATTFNNAFRENTGETPSDYRKRMFGDQSRSL, via the coding sequence ATGCCGTCCACTCACGCTGGCCTGGCGCGGCGCCCTGGAAACCCCCACGTAAAGGATGACGCGTTGTTAGAAGCCGTATTACTGTATACCGTCCAACTGACTGCGATTTTCTCTGCAATTCTACTGGCAGTGGGTTACCTGAAGGCAAACCCCCATCAACCCTCCGGCCGGGTTTTCGCAGTGGGCCTGAGCTTTGTGGTGCTCTATATCTTCGAAGGGATGGGAGGCGCACACGTAGACCCCCTGTTTCGTGTCGACATCTCGCCCTGGCCATGGCGGCTGCTGGTACATCCGGCGGTACAGGCTGTCCCCGGCCTGTTCATGATCTATAGCTTTCTGGTATTCCAGGAAGGGCGTCACTTTCCGCGCCCCCTGTTAGCGCTGTTTGCACTACAGGTTTTTTTCGAGGCTTTCATTCTGTTGCCCGAAGGCGGCTTCGAACTGCAGTTTCCTGCTCAGTTTCGAACCGGCCTGGATATCAGTCAGCTGGCTTTCGTAGGGCTCGCCCTGTTCTGGACACTGAAAGGCTGGAGTGATGATCTTGTCCAGGACCGTCGCCTGCTGCGCTGGGTGGCAATTTCAGTGCAAGGGCTGATGTTGTGTTTTGTACTGGTGGTCGAAAATGTCCTGGTGGCAAATACCGTGATTGACCTTACCCAGGCACGCCTGCTCACCACCACCGCCATCGCGCTGATGCTGACCGGCATTGTGATTGTGTTAGTAAGACTCGATCAGCTGGCCCTCGGCAGGATGCTGCAGGGAGTCCCTCTTTCTGCTGATCAGAACGAGAACTCCGAGCCTCCGGAGTTAAACCTCGACACCTTTGATGACCTGTTCCGCAAGCCCAGGCTGTTCCGGGAAACGGGGTTGACGATTTCCGGTCTGGCCAGCCAGCTGAACCTGCCCGAATACAGGCTACGACAGTTCATCAATCTCACAATGGGGTACCGGAATTTCAATGCTATGTTACACAAGTACCGCATTGAAGACGCCTGCGAGCTATTGGCGGACCCCAAACTGCGCAACGTGCCGATACAGAAAGTCGCCCTCACCGTAGGCTATCAGTCCGCCACAACCTTCAACAACGCGTTCCGCGAAAACACGGGAGAGACTCCTTCCGACTACCGCAAGCGAATGTTTGGCGATCAGTCCCGATCCCTCTGA